A region of the Clostridia bacterium genome:
CGAAATTGTACAGATAACAATAATCTCCGGGCCGCTGGCGCTGGGCAGCGAATTGCTCCACCAGAGCCTTGGTAAACGTAGTTTTACCAGTTCCCGGCAGACCGCTAACAAAAATATTATAACCAGGGCTGGCTACCCTCAGGCCAAATTCCAGAGCTTGGACGGCCCGATGTTGACCAATCACTCCGCCCGGCAAAGGCGGTACTTCTGCCGTGCTTTGAAAACCGAAACTTTGGGGATCGCATTGGCGTCGAAGCTTCTCCGGCGGTAGCTCAGCTACCATATCGACCAATGTCGACTCGGACATATGTACCTCCTCAAACCTCTAGGTTGCGCTGGGCGTAGAATCTTCAGAGGACGGTGTGCTCGTTTGGCCATTAGATCCGCCTCCAGATGATGGCGGAGGGGAGGGACTATCCTGGCTACCATCGGGTACCGGTGGTACCGGTGCCTCGCCCCCGATGCTTACATCCCCGCCATTGTCGGATGCTGGCGGCTTCGGACTCACCTGCTCTGACTGGGTTTCGGGCTTAGGGTTGGGCTTGGCTGGTTCTGCCGGATTAGGCTTGACGGGTACAGGCCGTTTGGATTCAGAGGATGTGCTGCTCCGGGGTCGACTGCTCCAAGTTGAGGGTGGCTGTAAGTCTTCCCGGACTATCTGTTGGCCGGACAGGCCATCATAGAATAAAGCATACGCTACCTCTTTGGCTTGCTTGGGATCTACGTACCAATAGCTGCCCCCGTTAATGGTCATGAAGTTGCCCGGCAGCGTTTGACTAACTATTTGCACTGAGCTAGCGCCAGCAGCAAACTTGCTCAAAGATAGCATTTCCCGTACAGTTAGATCAGTGTCTACAGCTTGAGCTATCTGAGGAATTAGTTTAGGTAGCTTTAACAGGGTGCTTGGACGCAATGATTGCCGAAGGATTGCAGCCAGGAACTTTTGCTGCCTCTCAGTCCTAGAAATGTCTCCTAAAGCATCGTGCCGAAAACGCACGTAGCCCAAGGCCTGTTCCCCATTGAGGTGTTGAGTACCTTGACGAAGATTTATAACCATATCCCCGGTATCATATTTCATGTCTTTCTCCACATCCAGAGTCACTCCACCTAAGGTATCAACGATCTTAACAAAATCTTCGAAGTTAACTAGAGCATACCGATCTACCGATACCCCGATCAGGTCTTGAACCATCTTCTTCAAGAGATCGACCTGACCAATAGATAAAGCCTCATTAATTTTGTGCCAACCGTGCCCAGGAATATTCACTCGGGTATCTCTGGGTATGGACAACATGGCCACGCGTTTGTTTTGGAAATCTAGCGAAGCCACAATGATAGTGTCAGCTCGGGCAAAGGTTTCTCCCGGCCGGGCATCATTGCCAAGCAGCAAAACATTGAGCCGATCTTTATTGATGGCGCTACCCTCAGAAGGAGTAGGCCCCTGGGGCCCAAGCAAGTAATCATGGTACAAGAGCCCGGCATAATAGCCGGCTGCACAAATAACAGCTATGCTCATAAGCATGAGCATAGCCTTTTTTAAAAAGGTGCCAATCGTTTTTCCTCGCACTCTTCCCTACCCCCGAGCAATCAGCCTCAACTGGTTTAGGCCAAATCCATTGTGTCAACCTGAAACTAGTCTATGCTTAGATACTTACCATATTTTCCAAACCTCGGGGCATCTAAACCTGGGTGCCGCTCCTCCATTATAACTAGACGGCACCGATCGTCAAGTACCTAGTGCAAGTTACACCTCATGGTATACGACGTCGTTTGTAGCCGAATGGTTCCGAAAAACCATCCTAGACCAATTCCGCCAAGCTCTGGGACAAGATTTCAAGCTCCTGAGCCATTTTACCTAGCTCCTGAACTGTAGCTGCCACTTCCTGAGCTGAGGAAGCTTGACTTTGAGTGACAGCACCAGTAGCTTCAAAATCCCTCAACATGTTCTCAATGGATTGCTCAATATCATTTAAAATCCTGGAAATTTGCTCTGCCGACCGGGCACTATTATCAGCTAGTTTCCTGACTTCATTCGCTACCACCGTAAACCCGCGGCCATGTTCGCCAGCACGAGCTGCCTCAATGGCAGCATTAAGGCCAAGCAGCTTAGTCTGGTCGGCTACGCTGCGGATAAAGGAAAGCACCGACCCGGTTTCCCTGAGGTGATTACGGGCTTGTCCAGCTTGATTGGATAGTTTTCGCCCGCTATCCGCTAATTCCTGTGCCCCCTCGGCCATTTGCGCAGCAAGCTGCGCTAATAGCTGGACGGTAAGATTCAGATTCTGGGCTAGGGACGCTAGAGCTCGAGCCTGCTCATGAATAGCGGTGATTACTTGCCCCTTGGAGTTAACGATAGCCATCATCAGCCGCGCAACTTCGGCATCAACTAATACCGCACCTTGCTGCTTGTGATCTCGGATTGACTTTCGTACCTCGTCGCTACCAGTTACCTCAATGATTAAATCTGGAGCCTGAGCACTAAGAAATGTGACTAAGTCTGTAAACGTAGGTATGCCCATTTCCCGGGCTAGGATCATTCCTGGAGCATCCTGGCGAACATCCACAACCCCGACCAGTGCAAAATCGGAAAGCCCTTGCAAAGCCCTTAAGAAAGCTGTTCCGCCCCGCCCAGCCCCGACAATGCCGACTTTGCGTGGCATAGTCCCACCTCTCCGTGGAAAACGTTTATGACTCTAGCTGTGGCTAGAAGAGAAGCGCTCGCCTGCTCCCATATACCAGCTGCCACCCAAATGATGGAAGGGAAGCACTGCCGATGCCTCCTTGAGGACTTCAGGATCGTCCCCTTGTTCTGGCAGGCCCTTCCAGGTATCATCAAACAGCTCCTCCTCCGCCGAGGCTGCCAAGACCTCGCCGACGAAGATGTCATGATCGCCGGCCCGAAATACATTGACGACGCCGCATTCAAGGTGACCAATGCACTCATCTATAAGGGGCGCCCTAACCTTGGCAGCCGAGGCCCGGCTAAGCCCGGCCAATTTGAATTTATCGGCATCTCGGCCTGAGACGCTACCACAGAGGTCTACTGCTTTCAACAAGGATCGGGGGGGAATATTAATTACGAACTCTTCGCTCCTACGAATCAGCTCGTCCGTAAAACGGCTTTCGGCCACCGCGATAGCCACCA
Encoded here:
- a CDS encoding LCP family protein, with the protein product MRGKTIGTFLKKAMLMLMSIAVICAAGYYAGLLYHDYLLGPQGPTPSEGSAINKDRLNVLLLGNDARPGETFARADTIIVASLDFQNKRVAMLSIPRDTRVNIPGHGWHKINEALSIGQVDLLKKMVQDLIGVSVDRYALVNFEDFVKIVDTLGGVTLDVEKDMKYDTGDMVINLRQGTQHLNGEQALGYVRFRHDALGDISRTERQQKFLAAILRQSLRPSTLLKLPKLIPQIAQAVDTDLTVREMLSLSKFAAGASSVQIVSQTLPGNFMTINGGSYWYVDPKQAKEVAYALFYDGLSGQQIVREDLQPPSTWSSRPRSSTSSESKRPVPVKPNPAEPAKPNPKPETQSEQVSPKPPASDNGGDVSIGGEAPVPPVPDGSQDSPSPPPSSGGGSNGQTSTPSSEDSTPSAT
- a CDS encoding chemotaxis protein → MILAREMGIPTFTDLVTFLSAQAPDLIIEVTGSDEVRKSIRDHKQQGAVLVDAEVARLMMAIVNSKGQVITAIHEQARALASLAQNLNLTVQLLAQLAAQMAEGAQELADSGRKLSNQAGQARNHLRETGSVLSFIRSVADQTKLLGLNAAIEAARAGEHGRGFTVVANEVRKLADNSARSAEQISRILNDIEQSIENMLRDFEATGAVTQSQASSAQEVAATVQELGKMAQELEILSQSLAELV
- a CDS encoding flavin reductase family protein, whose translation is MKREIPVNRANRLINHGPVVLVTSAYKDQANVMTVAWHMPVSSRPPLVAIAVAESRFTDELIRRSEEFVINIPPRSLLKAVDLCGSVSGRDADKFKLAGLSRASAAKVRAPLIDECIGHLECGVVNVFRAGDHDIFVGEVLAASAEEELFDDTWKGLPEQGDDPEVLKEASAVLPFHHLGGSWYMGAGERFSSSHS